A stretch of the Engraulis encrasicolus isolate BLACKSEA-1 chromosome 19, IST_EnEncr_1.0, whole genome shotgun sequence genome encodes the following:
- the isca2 gene encoding iron-sulfur cluster assembly 2 homolog, mitochondrial → MSLVRGLMLSAVRTKAWGICRAASVGGVIPRQMALLPPSPARYSSSAPSQSPVAAEETVKLSNTCVKRMGEIMDKGEYLRISVEGGGCSGFQYKFSVDTQRNEDDRVFEQEGVGVIVDEESLEYVKGSTIDFSEELIRASFQVLKNPQADHGCSCGASFSVKI, encoded by the exons ATGTCACTTGTCCGTGGGCTAATGTTGTCGGCTGTGAGGACGAAGGCGTGGGGCATCTGCAG GGCTGCCAGTGTCGGGGGTGTGATTCCTCGTCAGATGGCTTTGCTGCCCCCCTCCCCTGCTCGCTACAGTAGCTCCGCCCCCTCCCAGAGCCCCGTAGCCGCAGAGGAAACCGTCAAGCTCAGCAACACCTGCGTCAag cgtaTGGGTGAGATCATGGATAAAGGAGAGTATCTGCGCATCTCAGTAGAGGGAGGAGGCTGCTCTGGATTTCAATACAAATTCTCAGTCGACACGCAGAGGAACGAAGATGacag ggtGTTTGAGCAGGAGGGTGTGGGTGTCATTGTGGATGAAGAGTCTCTGGAGTATGTTAAAGGATCCACAATCGACTTCAGTGAAGAACTCATCAGAGCATCCTTCCAG gttcTGAAAAATCCTCAGGCTGACCATGGCTGCTCCTGTGGAGCCTCCTTCTCTGTCAAAAtctaa
- the LOC134435188 gene encoding NPC intracellular cholesterol transporter 2-like gives MAFREVCLLLLSLLAYTYAEHVKFSDCGSAVGKVVLVDIEPCPKQPCQLKKGQSYSVNVTFSSNVASEGSKAVVHGVIAGIPVPFPIPVEDGCKCGISCPIKTQTTYSYVNQLPVKTEYPSIKLVVEWELRDDSSKDLFCIRFPVQIVS, from the exons ATGGCTTTTCGCGAAGTTTGTCTTCTGCTTCTTTCCCTTCTGGCATACACATACGCCGAGCACGTGAAGTTCAGCGACTGTG gCTCGGCGGTGGGTAAGGTGGTCCTGGTGGATATTGAGCCTTGTCCTAAGCAGCCGTGCCAACTTAAGAAGGGACAGTCCTACTCTGTCAACGTCACCTTCAGCAgca atgtggCGTCGGAGGGCAGCAAGGCGGTGGTCCATGGTGTGATCGCTGGAATTCCAGTGCCGTTCCCGATCCCAGTGGAGGACGGCTGCAAATGCGGAATCTCCTGTCCAATCAAAACACAGACCACATATAGCTACGTCAATCAGCTACCTGTCAAGACTGAGTACCCCAGT ATTAAGCTGGTGGTGGAGTGGGAGCTGAGGGACGACTCCAGTAAAGATCTCTTCTGTATCCGATTCCCCGTCCAGATCGTCAGCTGA